The following proteins are co-located in the Thermostichus vulcanus str. 'Rupite' genome:
- a CDS encoding FtsK/SpoIIIE domain-containing protein, with translation MQTIELIGQVAADFLKRSIQTDETNEGIARFLLNRLTAHQVAAICQAILQDSELAPLIKIQVPRDLVAGFGLPDEILTDERTVHLRHSDCDRPALLLANISDDQAQSLNDITSIGAQELKGQIECWINLAAKDLAIPAEQIEHWRKALNGLQKVSTPSLENFAEYIVQTRSRILEESLPVIDALGWALPALRLPRDSGYFRAIPETQLGQTQRWEKLFQQAFAKRACLLLKQTPSRKPIDEQDLQTAFDKVKDDIPAIAHPTIHSFIGSSAGWTSEAEALSKFEWESDNINTLFSGLQAQKTDIASLTLDFFNDEYPNTLTESETQYLNALKKRNKREALDEDREFYDAHRQELEGDRKLKAKWDKFVYGQPIECKDFLIGLLQAFERLFDQAETVASVKSLKIETQKKASKSKWLELNADVGRYFCTRYRGIEQLTAPHIEWETHWLFKYDALLKESQKKAKYRENTSIARAATEIKFYVEMRDSTQALIAKTQLVWRCNPNAIGMELGNDLERLLKDSPFQLSQVSRELVSKKGRLQGIALSDVGTLMAAYRQDRGSLVSKYDCKSDLDKTLPTKIEQAVADGRLSQNAGEAITAAWKTFAERYRAAIASFTDEGQGIASPDLLHQYRAYGNLLKTVLEHVKGDLNRIDFYQPILRLGCIRVERGKPAAIIAPWHPLRLASLAVKARQLAGLLRYIISTPEVKFGDSRLFFADLRNELDHPYYPEVCVGYQGQQPELLSVSDMVNDYSLMERPTRDESDLTTNENPAEAADRLLGIIRRYVELLPHEKTNLSVVLYQTDSIKLPQAIVNKLSEELQDDREEVRCQVVLRHRNRQKLAQLYEQMLESSDADPNAFLASEVSQDFMARLRISVMSSDVPSTTPREGKFADIVFLQDAISRQAKVVWQRSPFDSNTAEILIHSPARWARKRPSDKGELKSTVYLTCPKQTAVGQAYLDMVHSLIQGEDCSPDQHFLPARQISFQEETTKTAFDESHRLGEWVVNYDDLLERRQLVNQGVKVIRYQQNRTDERNFLVSSDASLNVLKVLVRKRLEALNLGLESNRIDKLVERLINEANAVSGDIVLRAAKCGRFASELMGVVLSKALITAEIGAQNPIGWYFLDDYASWLGQKEGQIADIMAISPQHVDGEPVLKVIISEAKYVDVAGLADARKTSQNQLRQTVDRIANALFISPGRLDRDLWLSRLSDLLLDGIEFSSDNKLNIEQWREQIRSGTLRIDLSGYSQVFVSGTNESNVEGERLPIPKVERCFQEVFNRESVRKLVLAYEAGQPLFPIREQIGDDKPWTVAKALQPADRVTWVLEIGKVDIAASPLTKPAKINPSENHDSPLQPLSDQPVEPETTVSPGDSPIESVDSWASPALVSWWQQGQAQTRQGDAAAEKWLEEVAGKLRTALLGYNLQAKIEGKRLTPNAAIVRFKGSDNLKLDDIEKKRSQLLTTHALNIISVYGQPGEIVVTVARPQRQTISLREVWAKRKINRSPSGVNLSFVIGVKELDGELLYLNLGSSFENLEQHAPHTLIAGATGSGKSVLLQNLLLDICATNSPKLASIYLIDPKMGVDYANISDLHHLKEGIIIDQDRAIEVLELLVEEMDNRYRKFLPQKAKSLQDYNSKVPEQDRLPVLWLVHDEFAEWMLVDEYKAAVSAAVQRLGVKARAAGIYLIFAAQRPDANVLPVQLRDNLGNRLILRVESVGTSEISLGQKGAEDLLGKGHLAARLTNQSDLIYAQVPFLSDEEMAAIAEIIKQQWQTLQGLPNL, from the coding sequence ATGCAGACCATTGAACTGATTGGTCAAGTTGCGGCTGACTTCCTGAAACGCTCAATTCAAACCGACGAAACCAACGAGGGAATTGCACGGTTTCTGCTAAATCGGCTCACTGCTCATCAGGTTGCCGCTATCTGTCAAGCCATTCTCCAGGATTCGGAACTTGCCCCGCTCATCAAGATTCAAGTTCCACGAGATCTCGTGGCAGGCTTCGGCTTACCTGACGAAATTTTGACTGATGAACGCACCGTTCACCTGCGCCATTCAGACTGCGATCGCCCTGCGCTACTACTTGCTAACATCAGCGACGACCAAGCCCAATCTCTGAATGACATCACCTCTATTGGCGCTCAAGAACTGAAGGGACAGATTGAGTGCTGGATTAATCTGGCTGCAAAAGACCTAGCGATTCCTGCTGAGCAGATTGAACACTGGCGTAAAGCCTTAAATGGACTCCAGAAAGTTAGTACACCTAGTCTGGAAAATTTTGCGGAATACATTGTTCAAACGCGATCGCGCATCCTTGAAGAAAGCCTTCCAGTCATAGACGCACTTGGATGGGCACTGCCTGCCCTGCGGCTTCCCCGTGATTCTGGCTACTTTCGTGCCATCCCTGAAACTCAATTAGGACAAACCCAGCGCTGGGAGAAGCTATTTCAGCAAGCTTTTGCAAAACGTGCGTGTTTACTACTAAAGCAAACTCCTAGCCGTAAACCCATCGATGAGCAGGACCTTCAAACCGCCTTTGACAAGGTAAAGGATGACATTCCTGCGATCGCCCATCCTACTATTCATTCCTTTATTGGCAGTTCTGCTGGCTGGACTTCTGAAGCTGAAGCCCTTTCTAAGTTTGAGTGGGAATCGGATAATATCAACACGCTGTTTTCTGGGTTACAAGCTCAAAAGACAGACATTGCTTCTCTTACCCTGGATTTCTTTAATGATGAATATCCCAATACTCTAACGGAGTCAGAAACCCAGTACCTTAATGCTCTGAAAAAGCGCAATAAACGTGAGGCGCTAGACGAGGATCGGGAGTTTTATGACGCGCACCGTCAAGAACTTGAGGGCGATCGCAAACTCAAAGCAAAGTGGGATAAATTTGTCTACGGACAGCCGATCGAGTGTAAAGATTTTTTAATTGGTTTACTACAAGCCTTTGAGCGACTTTTTGACCAGGCGGAGACGGTTGCTAGCGTCAAATCCCTCAAAATTGAAACCCAGAAAAAAGCTTCCAAAAGCAAATGGTTGGAGCTCAATGCTGACGTGGGTCGGTATTTTTGTACTCGCTACCGAGGCATTGAACAACTGACTGCCCCTCACATTGAATGGGAAACTCACTGGCTGTTTAAGTACGATGCCCTGCTAAAAGAATCCCAGAAGAAGGCAAAGTACCGCGAGAACACTTCTATAGCAAGAGCTGCGACAGAAATCAAATTCTACGTCGAAATGCGGGATAGCACCCAGGCTCTAATTGCTAAGACGCAACTGGTCTGGCGGTGTAATCCAAATGCAATTGGAATGGAGTTGGGCAATGATCTAGAACGGCTACTTAAAGACTCCCCTTTCCAACTCTCTCAGGTATCAAGAGAGCTAGTCAGTAAAAAGGGGCGGTTGCAGGGGATTGCTCTGTCAGACGTTGGCACTCTGATGGCAGCCTATCGTCAAGACCGGGGTTCCTTGGTCAGTAAGTACGATTGCAAGAGCGACCTGGACAAAACCCTTCCCACCAAAATTGAACAAGCTGTCGCGGATGGTCGTCTCTCGCAGAATGCGGGTGAAGCAATCACCGCCGCCTGGAAAACTTTTGCAGAACGATACAGGGCAGCGATCGCCAGCTTCACAGATGAAGGGCAAGGGATTGCTAGTCCGGATCTGTTGCACCAGTATAGAGCCTATGGCAACCTACTCAAGACTGTTTTAGAACACGTCAAAGGCGATCTCAATCGCATTGACTTCTATCAACCCATCTTGCGCTTGGGCTGCATTCGAGTGGAGCGTGGTAAGCCTGCCGCCATCATCGCCCCCTGGCATCCACTACGATTAGCCTCCCTAGCTGTCAAAGCCCGTCAATTAGCAGGACTCCTTCGGTACATTATTTCTACGCCAGAGGTCAAATTTGGCGATTCTCGCCTATTCTTTGCTGATTTACGGAACGAACTCGACCACCCTTACTATCCCGAGGTCTGTGTTGGCTACCAGGGTCAGCAGCCCGAATTGCTCTCTGTGTCTGATATGGTCAACGATTACAGCCTGATGGAGCGCCCCACACGAGACGAGAGCGATCTCACGACCAACGAAAATCCGGCTGAAGCAGCCGATCGCTTATTAGGGATCATCCGCCGCTACGTGGAACTGCTGCCCCATGAGAAAACGAATCTGAGCGTTGTTCTATACCAAACTGACTCGATCAAGCTACCTCAGGCGATCGTTAACAAGCTGAGTGAAGAACTGCAAGACGATCGGGAAGAAGTTCGTTGTCAGGTTGTTCTGCGCCATCGGAATAGGCAAAAACTCGCTCAACTCTATGAGCAGATGTTGGAAAGCTCGGACGCTGATCCCAATGCGTTCCTTGCCAGTGAGGTTTCTCAAGACTTTATGGCAAGACTGCGAATCTCAGTCATGTCCAGCGATGTTCCTTCCACAACCCCCAGAGAAGGCAAATTTGCCGACATTGTGTTTCTGCAAGATGCAATCTCCCGGCAGGCAAAAGTGGTTTGGCAGCGTTCACCGTTTGACAGCAACACCGCTGAAATCTTAATCCATTCTCCTGCTCGTTGGGCACGGAAACGCCCATCTGATAAAGGCGAGCTTAAATCCACTGTTTATCTGACCTGTCCCAAGCAGACGGCAGTGGGTCAAGCCTACCTCGATATGGTACATAGCCTGATTCAGGGTGAAGATTGCTCTCCTGACCAGCACTTTTTACCTGCTCGTCAAATCTCCTTTCAGGAAGAAACGACAAAGACAGCTTTTGACGAAAGCCACCGTTTAGGAGAGTGGGTAGTCAATTACGATGATTTGCTGGAACGACGACAACTTGTTAACCAGGGCGTCAAGGTCATTCGCTATCAACAGAACCGTACTGATGAACGGAACTTCCTCGTCTCCTCGGACGCATCTCTGAATGTACTCAAGGTGCTGGTTAGAAAACGCTTGGAAGCCTTGAATTTAGGTTTAGAAAGTAACCGGATAGACAAACTGGTAGAACGCCTAATTAACGAAGCCAACGCCGTTTCTGGTGACATCGTGTTACGAGCCGCAAAATGTGGCAGATTTGCCAGCGAGCTAATGGGCGTTGTTCTCAGTAAAGCCTTAATCACAGCAGAGATAGGAGCGCAAAACCCAATTGGCTGGTACTTCCTAGATGACTACGCCTCCTGGTTAGGACAAAAAGAAGGTCAAATTGCTGACATCATGGCTATTTCACCGCAGCATGTGGACGGTGAGCCTGTTCTGAAAGTCATTATTTCTGAAGCAAAATACGTTGATGTAGCGGGCTTGGCTGATGCTCGCAAGACTTCACAGAACCAACTCCGGCAAACAGTCGATCGCATTGCCAATGCCCTCTTTATCAGTCCAGGTCGTCTTGATCGGGACCTCTGGCTATCTCGCCTCAGCGATCTTCTACTCGACGGCATCGAATTTAGTTCCGATAACAAACTGAACATTGAGCAATGGCGCGAACAAATCCGTTCAGGGACACTCCGGATTGACCTATCTGGTTACTCCCAAGTTTTTGTGTCGGGGACGAATGAGAGCAATGTGGAAGGGGAGCGATTGCCGATTCCTAAGGTGGAACGCTGCTTCCAAGAAGTGTTCAATCGAGAATCTGTCCGCAAACTGGTTCTGGCTTACGAAGCAGGACAACCACTCTTCCCAATACGTGAACAGATTGGCGACGACAAGCCCTGGACAGTCGCAAAAGCATTACAACCTGCGGATCGAGTCACATGGGTTTTAGAAATTGGGAAAGTAGACATAGCAGCGTCTCCTCTAACAAAACCTGCAAAAATTAATCCGTCTGAGAATCATGACAGTCCACTTCAGCCCCTATCTGACCAGCCAGTTGAACCTGAAACGACTGTCTCTCCGGGTGACTCACCTATTGAAAGCGTAGATAGTTGGGCGAGTCCAGCGTTGGTTTCTTGGTGGCAGCAGGGACAAGCACAAACCCGCCAAGGCGACGCAGCGGCAGAAAAATGGCTGGAGGAAGTGGCTGGAAAACTGCGGACGGCTCTATTGGGATATAACCTGCAAGCCAAAATTGAAGGTAAACGCCTGACTCCAAATGCAGCGATCGTCCGCTTCAAAGGCTCGGACAATTTAAAGTTGGATGACATCGAGAAGAAGCGATCGCAACTCCTGACCACTCACGCCCTGAATATTATTAGCGTTTATGGTCAGCCTGGTGAAATTGTGGTCACCGTTGCCCGCCCCCAGCGTCAAACGATTTCTTTACGGGAAGTGTGGGCAAAACGAAAAATCAATCGATCGCCTTCGGGTGTGAACCTTAGCTTTGTCATTGGGGTTAAAGAACTGGATGGTGAATTGCTTTACCTTAATCTAGGCAGTAGTTTCGAGAATTTAGAACAACACGCTCCACATACGCTGATTGCTGGAGCCACAGGCAGCGGTAAATCGGTTCTGTTGCAAAATCTCCTTCTTGATATTTGTGCAACGAACTCTCCCAAACTGGCAAGCATTTATCTAATCGATCCCAAAATGGGCGTTGATTATGCCAACATCAGCGACCTACATCATCTCAAAGAAGGAATCATTATTGACCAAGACCGTGCAATCGAGGTTTTAGAGCTTTTGGTCGAGGAAATGGACAACCGATACCGCAAGTTTCTTCCTCAGAAAGCGAAATCGTTGCAAGACTACAATAGTAAAGTGCCTGAGCAGGATAGGCTTCCGGTGCTATGGCTGGTTCACGATGAATTTGCTGAATGGATGCTGGTCGATGAATATAAAGCGGCTGTATCGGCGGCAGTACAACGTTTGGGGGTAAAGGCAAGAGCCGCAGGGATTTATCTTATCTTTGCTGCCCAGCGTCCTGATGCGAATGTCCTTCCGGTACAGCTTCGAGACAACTTAGGAAATCGTTTAATCCTGAGAGTCGAGAGCGTGGGCACTTCGGAAATTTCACTGGGTCAAAAAGGAGCAGAAGACCTTTTAGGTAAAGGACATCTAGCTGCCCGCCTAACTAACCAATCTGATCTCATTTACGCTCAGGTGCCATTCCTATCGGATGAGGAGATGGCTGCAATCGCCGAAATCATTAAACAGCAATGGCAAACCCTACAAGGACTTCCTAACCTATAA
- a CDS encoding phosphoadenosine phosphosulfate reductase family protein, whose product MGQVRHILGLSGGKDSTALAILLHKEIPEMEYFFCDTGKELQETYDYLDRLKARLGIKITYLESERGFDHWLDVYGGVLPSPKMRWCTVQMKIKPLEKWVGDDEAISYVGIRADENRDGYISTKPNIKPVFPFKERGLVKEDILRLLDESGIGLPDYYRWRSRSGCFFCFFQRKYEWVMLAEEHPDLFAEAVRYEQEHSDGRTYTWTQGETLLELLERKDEIITDHKRMLTIEQKRADLKFLAQALDTVLDSQDENVPCFACHL is encoded by the coding sequence ATGGGACAGGTCAGGCACATCTTAGGACTATCGGGTGGCAAGGACAGCACTGCCTTGGCGATCCTGCTGCACAAGGAGATCCCTGAGATGGAGTATTTCTTCTGTGACACGGGTAAGGAGCTACAGGAGACTTACGACTACCTGGATCGGCTCAAGGCGCGGTTGGGGATCAAAATCACCTACCTAGAGTCTGAGCGGGGGTTTGATCACTGGCTGGATGTCTATGGTGGGGTTTTGCCTTCACCCAAGATGCGCTGGTGTACGGTACAGATGAAGATCAAGCCTCTGGAGAAATGGGTCGGGGATGATGAGGCGATCAGCTATGTCGGGATCCGTGCTGATGAGAATCGGGATGGGTATATCTCCACTAAGCCTAATATCAAACCTGTTTTCCCATTCAAAGAGCGGGGATTAGTGAAAGAGGATATTTTGCGGCTCTTGGATGAAAGTGGAATCGGGTTGCCGGATTATTACCGTTGGCGATCCCGATCTGGGTGCTTTTTCTGTTTCTTTCAGCGCAAGTATGAATGGGTGATGTTGGCTGAGGAGCATCCTGATCTGTTTGCAGAAGCAGTCAGGTATGAACAGGAACACAGCGATGGCAGGACCTACACCTGGACTCAAGGGGAAACTCTTCTTGAGTTGCTAGAACGAAAAGATGAGATTATTACCGATCATAAGAGGATGCTTACTATAGAACAGAAGAGAGCAGACTTAAAATTTCTTGCACAGGCATTAGACACTGTTCTAGATAGTCAAGATGAGAATGTACCTTGTTTTGCTTGTCACCTATGA
- a CDS encoding Uma2 family endonuclease, whose protein sequence is MTRTPIRQGHAGTNQKVTFAEYLDYNDGTDFRHELEDGNIIIIPTASPLHAEIIRLLFLWMNQEIGRLGRKDKVFATGIGIRTGIRTSREPDLCIIHAEDWEALRKQNPKSAIVERPPLLVVEVVSPGEENRERDYEIKTKEYQELGIPEYWVVDPEEGKVTVFTLQNGRDYQASQFKGIERIQSSYFSGQELKAESLFNV, encoded by the coding sequence ATGACTCGCACACCCATTCGTCAGGGGCACGCAGGCACAAACCAAAAAGTTACCTTTGCTGAGTATCTTGACTACAACGATGGCACTGATTTTCGCCACGAATTAGAAGATGGGAATATCATCATTATACCGACAGCCAGCCCTCTGCATGCAGAGATCATCCGCTTGCTTTTCTTATGGATGAACCAAGAAATAGGGCGCTTGGGTCGCAAGGATAAGGTCTTTGCCACGGGCATCGGGATCCGAACGGGGATCCGAACCTCACGGGAGCCAGATCTTTGTATCATTCACGCTGAGGACTGGGAAGCACTTCGCAAGCAAAACCCCAAATCAGCCATCGTGGAACGTCCTCCACTCTTGGTGGTAGAAGTCGTCAGCCCCGGTGAGGAGAATCGAGAACGTGATTATGAGATCAAGACCAAGGAATATCAAGAATTAGGGATCCCTGAATATTGGGTTGTAGATCCTGAGGAAGGGAAGGTTACTGTTTTTACTTTACAGAATGGACGTGATTATCAGGCTTCTCAGTTCAAAGGCATAGAGAGAATCCAGTCTTCATACTTTTCGGGACAAGAGCTTAAAGCTGAGTCTTTATTCAATGTATAG